CCCGAGTACCATGACGCTCACGGCGCCGGCCGCGGCGCCGGATGTTCCCCCGAGTATCGTAGGGTCCGCCAGCGGGTTCCGCACCATCGCCTGGAGCACTGTGCCGACTACTGAGAGAGTTGCCCCTACCAGCACGGCGAGGAGTGCGCGTGGGAGACGGATGTGCCATACAATCCGCTCATGAGCCGCTGGCCAATCAGCCGACGCCACGTCCGGCCAGAGCTGGTGTATTCCGATTCGCCATGCAGTCATAGGGAAGATGTCGGCCGGCCCCAGGGTCACTGCAAGCACGATCGATACAGCAAGGGCAACGCAGAGAACCCCCAACGCCGCAGCGAAGCCGAACCCGGCAATCCTGAGAGGGCGCACCACGTATCCAAGCGAACGTGTTGTGCCAGACCGGAGCAGCTTGGTCATCTAGGGGACCTCATACTACTGCCGTCCGCCACGCCCCCCGCCGGTAGCGCCACCAAGCCCCGGCGGTCCTCGCCGCAAAGAAAGCGATCCCGGCGACGTATACTCCGGGGAGTCCCCAGCCGATCGCGTCGGCGAGCAGCCAGGATAGCGGCACCATGACCAGGTAGCTGGAAGCCGTGGAGGTGTAGAGGACCCACTTGGAGTCCCCGGCGGCTCGTAGCACGGCGGCCAGCACCATGCTCGTAGCCATGAGGGGCACCTGCAGGGCCAGGACGGGAAGGGCGCGTCCTGCCTCCGCTACGACTTCATCATCAGGGGTAAGCAGATGCAGTATTGTGGACGGCGCGACAAGTACCGGTGCCAGGATGATCGCTGGAAGAGCAGCCATCAGCAGCAGCCCGGCTCGCTGGGTCAACGTCACTGTACGCTCATCGCGGCTGCCGAGGCTCTGCCCGACTAGGATCGACACGCTGGTCGAAAGCGCCCAGACAATCGTCCATAGGACCTGCTGTAGATTTGTCACGACCTGCATTCCGGCGATGACAGTTGTGCCGAGCGAGGAGACAATCCGTAGCACGAGCACGTTATTGACGTAACCCAGGAAGAGCATGGCCGTCTCTGGCCAACCGATAGACCAGAGCTGCGGAAGCACATTCTGGCTGCGGTGCAGTCGTCCGAAACGAAACAATTCATATGTGTCCCGGAGTCGTCTCCATCCGAACAAGCTCATGTAGAAGCAGCCCACTGCTACGGCGATTGCAGTCCCGACGCCAGCGCCGAGGAGTCCCCATCCGGCCACGAATATAAGAACGTAGTTCAGAGGGACGTTTATCACGTTGACAAGGACCGTCATACGCATCGCCACGCTGGTCTCGCCCACTCCTGCGTAGACGGCTCGGAACATAGCCGTGGCTGCCGCGAACGGCGCGGCCAACGCGAGTACCCGGAGATACGGCACGCCCTCGGCCCGCACAGCCTCGCTTAATCCGAACGCGGCGAGGAGCGGGCCTGAGCCGATGCTCAAGACGAGGAACACCACAAGGCCTGCACCAGTACCGACGAGCAGCGAGATGTCCAGCAACCGCCCTATTGCCGTCAGCCGTCCCTCGCCATACCGGCGGGCTGAGATCACCTGTGCCGCAGTTGCCCACCCGCCGAATAGCATGGCTGCGGCGATGTTGACAGACGATGCGACGGCCGCCGCCGCGAGCGCCTCTGTGGACACGCGGCTGATCATCGCGGTGTCGACGATCCCAATCACGATCTGAGAGAGGTTCGCGACGATGATCGGGTAGCTCAAGGCGAGGACCCGCTTCACCACGTCCCTCCCTCTGGGTTGTTATGACCGTTACCGCGGCTTTCATCAAGGTGTGGAGTACCCAGCCCGCCGGGATGAGTGCTCATCCCGGCGGCGACGCTTGCCGTAAACTAACGAGCAGCGTTCACACGGCGCACCGCAGTCGCTACCTCGATGAGGCCATCAAGGTTCTGTGGCCCAGGAACGCTCTGGAGGAATGTCAGCGTCATGTACTGACCGTTCACGACCGCCGACATGCCCGACAGAGATGGGTTGGACTCTAGGAACGCTTGGTTCGCGTCCGGGCCTCCGAATCCGTAGTCAACGAAGATAATCAACTCCGGGTCGCCGTCCACAACCGCTTCCCACTCCACGGTGCCCCACGTACCGCTCACATCCGAGAGGATGTTTATGCCGCCAGCGCGACTGATGATGTCCGACATTACCGAGCCGGCGAGCGCTGTGAACGGAGCCTCTTCACCCGAGTCAAAGTAGAAAACGCGGACGGGCTCACCGGCAGGGATCGCCGCAGTGACCTCTGCGATCTGCTGCTCCCACATGGCGATGAGTTCCTCGCCGCGGTCCTCGACGTCGAAGATCAGAGCCAAAGCGCGGACATCCTCGAACATCACCTCAAGTGTGACGTTACTGGTGAAGTCTGGACAGGCCTCAGTAAACGAGAAACTGTGGACTTCAGCGTCGCGCAGGCCCTGTCCCGTGAACCCCGTACTCTCGTTGAAGCCGTAACTGAAGACCAGGTCGGGACCTGGAGCAAGTACCGCCTCCAGCGAGGGGTAAGGGAAGCTGCCACCCAGGCGTTCGACTAGAGCCGCGCGGGCCTGGTGTTGGGGCTGGAGCCGGTCGGGCGTACCGCCGAAGTAACCAATGACGTGATCCTGTAACCCGAGCGCCATAAGCACCTCAAGTGCGCTCGTATCCGTGGCCGTAGACAGTCTTCACGCCGCAGTTGTTGATAGTCACGCCTGCCGGCTCGGGCGCGGGAGTAGCCGTGGGGACCTGCGTGGCCGCTGGCGTAGGTATCGCCTGTGGAACAGCTGTTGGCTGGACAGTTGGAGCAACCGAACGGTTGGAGGCTGCCGTGTTGTCACTTGTAGACGCCTCGTCACCACCGCATGCGACGAGGAACAACAATAGCACCGAGGTAAGTAGCAAAAAAGCAGTTGCTAGCAACGGGTTCGTGTTAGGTGTGAGTTGTCCTAGAGACTTGGTCATGGGTTTTCTGCTCTCTTTAGATTTAGGCAGGTTGGTCTGACTGGCATCTTCGACAGGCATCCGGTAAGTGGCCTGTATTTCACACCGCCTCAATTGCGAGGGTAAG
Above is a genomic segment from Dehalococcoidia bacterium containing:
- a CDS encoding ABC transporter substrate-binding protein encodes the protein MALGLQDHVIGYFGGTPDRLQPQHQARAALVERLGGSFPYPSLEAVLAPGPDLVFSYGFNESTGFTGQGLRDAEVHSFSFTEACPDFTSNVTLEVMFEDVRALALIFDVEDRGEELIAMWEQQIAEVTAAIPAGEPVRVFYFDSGEEAPFTALAGSVMSDIISRAGGINILSDVSGTWGTVEWEAVVDGDPELIIFVDYGFGGPDANQAFLESNPSLSGMSAVVNGQYMTLTFLQSVPGPQNLDGLIEVATAVRRVNAAR
- a CDS encoding MATE family efflux transporter — encoded protein: MKRVLALSYPIIVANLSQIVIGIVDTAMISRVSTEALAAAAVASSVNIAAAMLFGGWATAAQVISARRYGEGRLTAIGRLLDISLLVGTGAGLVVFLVLSIGSGPLLAAFGLSEAVRAEGVPYLRVLALAAPFAAATAMFRAVYAGVGETSVAMRMTVLVNVINVPLNYVLIFVAGWGLLGAGVGTAIAVAVGCFYMSLFGWRRLRDTYELFRFGRLHRSQNVLPQLWSIGWPETAMLFLGYVNNVLVLRIVSSLGTTVIAGMQVVTNLQQVLWTIVWALSTSVSILVGQSLGSRDERTVTLTQRAGLLLMAALPAIILAPVLVAPSTILHLLTPDDEVVAEAGRALPVLALQVPLMATSMVLAAVLRAAGDSKWVLYTSTASSYLVMVPLSWLLADAIGWGLPGVYVAGIAFFAARTAGAWWRYRRGAWRTAVV